Proteins from a genomic interval of Sphingobacterium lactis:
- a CDS encoding SusC/RagA family TonB-linked outer membrane protein, whose protein sequence is MRNLFTLTFVFLCSITVLYGQNKTVTGTVKDSQSMIGLPGVSVSISGRSGGTQTDEAGRFSLEAAPNESLVFSFVGYVSQTIEIGDKAQINVFLDDENMALEEVVVVGYGTTRKVDLTGSIGSVKSDEIVKQPAMSAMQSIQGKVAGINITASDAPGSTPQVVIRGLGTALGGRDPLYIVDGFPTDNLNSINPSDIESIDVLKDASSASIYGMRAANGVVMVTTKKGRAGTVRIGFESYAGMKNMLNKVKMANAAQYVTYYNENITGVGRGTKLQTQQPYDTDWFDELLQTGTVFNNSVNISGGSEVIDYFVSATNFTENGILDGSKFVRNTVRNNNTYKFFDNKLKFTQNLNLSFNRSTPKPFSSFNDAYRQTPLAPVMFDNGRYGTSIYNSTTGVAGYQTNPGENTGNLNSIGNPVYAVLRNNELNSPTRIQGGIEGEYQILDFLKINSRIGGTKVFRNARTFTDIRANWLNGSPLRTDADFDKLKGENVVDYADNSLSYRKTEDFRWQWETFLTFEKNFSGHNLNVVAGFSRDKSSIGNFISGTGYDVPEQEQYWNINMASVEYDKVLNQTYTTPIALASYFGRVQYNYQSKYYLTATVRHDGSSVFRNTGDYFDTFPAVGLGWTITNEDFMKDNTVVNYLKLRANWGILGNANIPVNVGQVLSSEGSSNTNYVFGPGQTMIFGTAFGSPALPLKWEKTYESGVGLDFEFMDRKLSGSIDYYNKLNNNMIMNVIPILNSPFSTNFYDHGGKVRNQGLEFALNWKNNVSEDFFYSIGVNYAYNHNELIEVKPTYDGMTGGSLSNGQITKQIKVGNPIYAWWMWETDGVWQNTDEINAGAKYGSPRPGHLKYKDQNNDGVIDNRDKVFLGSYMPSSTYGFNIGINYKAFDFSMAGYGVAGNKIYNALKGTRINGGENITEDTFNNRWSGPGTNNVDPGADRDAYASSYYLESGNYFRINNMTLGYTFKKLYNSTSNLRLYVTAQNPFMFTKYSGFSPEIASDGNPQLTPGIELSAYPTTRNFLFGLNVQF, encoded by the coding sequence ATGAGGAATTTATTTACGCTGACCTTTGTTTTTCTGTGTAGCATTACGGTGTTATATGGGCAGAACAAAACTGTAACAGGTACAGTAAAGGACAGCCAATCGATGATTGGACTGCCGGGTGTTTCTGTATCCATTAGTGGCAGATCAGGAGGCACGCAAACAGATGAGGCAGGCCGTTTTAGCCTGGAGGCCGCTCCTAACGAATCCTTAGTATTCTCTTTTGTAGGTTATGTCAGTCAAACAATCGAGATTGGCGACAAGGCACAGATCAATGTATTTTTAGATGATGAGAACATGGCCCTTGAGGAAGTTGTCGTTGTCGGTTATGGTACGACCAGAAAGGTAGACCTGACAGGATCCATTGGAAGTGTGAAATCCGATGAGATCGTGAAGCAACCGGCAATGTCCGCGATGCAATCCATTCAGGGTAAAGTAGCTGGTATCAATATCACCGCTTCAGATGCTCCGGGGTCAACCCCACAAGTCGTTATCCGCGGTCTAGGTACAGCCCTGGGCGGTAGAGATCCACTTTATATCGTGGATGGCTTCCCTACGGACAACCTGAACAGCATCAACCCTTCTGATATCGAATCCATCGATGTCCTAAAGGATGCATCCTCCGCCTCTATCTACGGTATGCGTGCAGCAAACGGGGTTGTTATGGTAACAACCAAAAAAGGTAGAGCAGGAACTGTTCGTATAGGTTTTGAATCGTATGCCGGCATGAAAAACATGTTGAATAAGGTTAAGATGGCGAATGCGGCACAATATGTAACCTATTACAATGAAAATATCACAGGTGTTGGTCGCGGAACGAAATTACAGACGCAGCAACCTTACGATACCGATTGGTTCGATGAATTGTTGCAGACCGGAACGGTGTTCAATAACTCCGTGAATATCTCCGGCGGATCCGAAGTAATCGACTACTTCGTAAGTGCCACAAACTTCACCGAGAACGGTATCCTTGATGGTTCAAAATTTGTCCGCAATACCGTTCGCAACAACAATACATACAAGTTCTTCGACAATAAATTGAAATTTACGCAGAACTTAAACTTATCCTTCAACAGATCGACTCCAAAGCCTTTCAGTTCATTCAATGATGCCTACCGCCAGACACCTTTGGCACCGGTTATGTTTGATAATGGCCGCTATGGAACGTCCATCTACAATTCTACAACTGGGGTTGCAGGTTACCAGACCAATCCGGGCGAAAACACAGGTAACTTAAACTCCATCGGAAACCCAGTATATGCCGTGTTGCGCAATAATGAATTGAACAGCCCAACCCGTATTCAAGGTGGTATTGAAGGTGAATACCAAATTTTAGACTTCTTAAAGATCAACTCCCGTATCGGTGGAACGAAAGTCTTCAGAAATGCACGTACTTTCACGGATATCAGAGCGAATTGGTTGAATGGCAGTCCGCTGCGTACAGATGCTGATTTTGATAAATTGAAAGGTGAAAATGTGGTTGACTACGCAGACAACAGCCTTTCCTACAGAAAAACAGAAGATTTCAGATGGCAATGGGAAACTTTCCTGACGTTTGAGAAAAACTTCAGTGGCCATAACCTGAACGTTGTAGCTGGTTTTTCAAGAGACAAATCATCCATTGGAAACTTTATCTCTGGAACGGGGTATGATGTTCCCGAACAGGAACAATATTGGAACATCAATATGGCTTCGGTTGAATACGATAAAGTGTTGAACCAAACGTACACCACACCGATTGCCTTGGCATCCTATTTTGGCCGTGTGCAGTACAACTACCAAAGCAAATATTATTTGACGGCTACAGTTCGTCATGATGGTTCTTCGGTATTCAGAAATACAGGTGATTACTTTGACACCTTCCCTGCCGTAGGTTTGGGATGGACCATCACCAACGAAGATTTCATGAAAGACAATACCGTGGTGAATTACTTAAAACTTCGTGCAAACTGGGGTATCCTTGGTAATGCAAACATTCCAGTGAATGTTGGCCAAGTACTCAGCAGTGAAGGAAGTAGCAATACCAACTATGTATTCGGTCCTGGCCAGACGATGATATTCGGTACGGCATTCGGTAGCCCAGCTTTACCATTGAAATGGGAAAAAACATACGAATCCGGAGTAGGACTAGACTTCGAATTTATGGATCGTAAGCTTTCTGGTTCCATTGACTACTACAACAAGTTGAACAACAACATGATCATGAACGTGATCCCGATCTTGAACTCCCCATTCTCCACGAACTTCTATGACCATGGTGGTAAGGTGAGAAACCAAGGTTTGGAATTTGCATTGAACTGGAAGAACAATGTTTCTGAAGACTTCTTCTATTCCATCGGTGTGAACTATGCGTACAACCACAACGAGCTGATCGAAGTTAAACCGACTTACGACGGTATGACCGGTGGTAGTTTATCGAATGGTCAGATCACCAAGCAGATCAAAGTGGGCAACCCGATCTATGCATGGTGGATGTGGGAAACAGATGGTGTTTGGCAAAATACAGACGAGATCAATGCGGGCGCGAAATACGGCTCTCCTCGCCCTGGACACCTGAAATATAAAGATCAGAACAATGACGGTGTCATTGACAACCGCGATAAAGTATTCTTGGGCTCGTATATGCCTTCTTCAACCTACGGTTTCAACATCGGCATCAACTATAAGGCGTTCGATTTCTCCATGGCTGGCTACGGTGTTGCCGGAAACAAGATCTACAATGCGCTGAAAGGCACACGTATCAATGGTGGTGAGAACATTACCGAAGATACATTCAACAACCGTTGGTCAGGTCCAGGCACGAACAATGTTGATCCGGGAGCAGACCGCGATGCCTATGCATCCAGCTATTACCTGGAATCTGGCAATTATTTCCGTATCAACAACATGACCTTGGGGTATACGTTCAAGAAATTATACAATTCAACGTCAAACCTTAGACTTTACGTGACGGCACAGAATCCATTTATGTTCACGAAATATTCAGGATTCTCTCCTGAGATTGCCAGCGATGGTAATCCACAGTTGACGCCGGGTATTGAGTTATCCGCTTACCCGACAACGAGAAACTTCTTGTTCGGTCTTAACGTTCAGTTTTAA